Within the Bernardetia sp. genome, the region TTACAAATACTAGGACTATCATCTAGCCAATCTCAATCTGATTCTTTTGCCTTAATTTTAGAAGAAGAAGAAGGCAATCGCCGTCTGCCTATCATAATAGGTAGATTTGAAGCGCAAGCGATAGCTATTGAAATAGAAAAAGTTACTTCAACACGTCCTATGACACACGACTTATTCAAGTCTTTGGCTACACAGTTTCAATTTAAACTCAATGAAATCATTATTTCTGACCTTCGTGAAGGTATTTTTTATGCAGAAATGATTTATATAGATGAGCGTGAAGGAAAAAAAGTAATTGTAGATGCACGCCCTTCTGATGCTATTGCGATTGGTTTGCGTTTCGATGCTCCTATTTATACAACAGAAGCTATTATGCGTGAAGCAGGTATCACTACAACAAAT harbors:
- a CDS encoding bifunctional nuclease family protein; its protein translation is MDKIRLQILGLSSSQSQSDSFALILEEEEGNRRLPIIIGRFEAQAIAIEIEKVTSTRPMTHDLFKSLATQFQFKLNEIIISDLREGIFYAEMIYIDEREGKKVIVDARPSDAIAIGLRFDAPIYTTEAIMREAGITTTNTSDENAPLQQEEGAKEPKKKKAKKKVSLETMSVTELEAEMEKAVADEDYEKAAKIRDEMNKRN